In Miscanthus floridulus cultivar M001 chromosome 19, ASM1932011v1, whole genome shotgun sequence, the DNA window GACTTGCAGTCGGCGAACGTTCTGCCTGTTGCTTCGGTCGGGGGTCGTGGCGACCCGCAGGTTGGGCAGGAGCCGATAGGAACGACTCTGCCCTCGGCTGAAGTAAGGGAGCGTGGGTCGCAGTCTGGGAGCGGTCCTCTCCGTACAGGCCCATCGGCGTCGGGGTCTGCCTTCAGAGTTGTGCCGCTCGCCTCCCGGTGCGTCTTCATTTCCTTTTGGTCTTTTGCTAGCTGAGTTTTtgttggagtgtgacttacctgTGATTTCCGTCAGCGGCCGAGGGATgctggggttgagcatcgccccgacccccgtgcaggaggtttggaggcccaccctgcagcgtGTTGCGGTGAGCGAAGGGGGCAGCAGGGTGGCGGCGATGGGCCCCCTGGGGCGGCTGCTGATAACGTGACAGCGGCGGCGACGttgttggcggcgatcccggtgTCGATGGCGGGGGTTGCGTCGGAGGTAACTCTCGCGGCCCCTCCTCCATCGGCCGCTGTGGAAGAGACGAGGGAGGGCGAGCTCCCTACCTtgccgggtggagggctgcacgaccTATCCTTGTCGTCGGAGCTGAAGGCGTCAGAGGGAAGTGTGGGCGGGACGGAGTTGGGACGCCCAGCGGCGTTCCACGCgaatgaggtggtggagatcccgtctGACGATGAGGCGGATACCGTGGCGGAGCCGTCGGTGTCgtcgcgggagctggcggtggtccaatcggaggctgggccctccggcggTTCGTCGGAGGGTgatctagagtggccctgccctgaagACCCATCGAAGGTGCGGTTCGTCCTCCGGGATTCCCAGgagcgtcagctctgggacatttttggggggGCAAGGGTATGCCGcgg includes these proteins:
- the LOC136525945 gene encoding uncharacterized protein → MVFFDEESREVDVTSAERRDPMATSAGEEQETARRAEVPASRKRAGERSEERTGTHSSPGSVTVRDLQPGTALPAVDAVEQAGRSEEQTGARAPRDLQSANVLPVASVGGRGDPQGAWVAVWERSSPYRPIGVGVCLQSCAARLPRPRDAGVEHRPDPRAGGLEAHPAACCGERRGQQGGGDGPPGAAADNVTAAATLLAAIPVSMAGVASEVTLAAPPPSAAVEETREGELPTLPGGGLHDLSLSSELKASEGSVGGTELGRPAAFHANEVVEIPSDDEADTVAEPSVSSRELAVVQSEAGPSGGSSEGDLEWPCPEDPSKVRFVLRDSQERQLWDIFGGARVCRGVRAHQAVREA